Below is a window of Photobacterium atrarenae DNA.
CCAAGGCGCCCCGCATCACGACCCGGCCACTGCCAGCACGTCGCATCACCCGCGACAACGCCAGGTTGCCCAGTACGCTGACCACGCCGAGAGATGCATACACCATCCCGATCAAGGCAACCTCAAGCCCCGCACCATCGCGGAGTCGCTGGCCGATCAGGTTAAACACCCCAATCCCACCGCCAAGGCCAAAGCCCATCGCCATCAGCGCCCCCGCGGCTCCCGGAATTAGCAACGGATTGAAGGATGAGCCGGACCCGCGGCTCACGAGACGCGTAGCGAAATGTGCTTTCGCGGTGAACACCAATGCCAGCGCTACCAACAAAGCCGCTGCGCCCAGTACGATGAACGCTACCCGCCACGAATACCACTCGGTCAACAGTGCCCCAATGCCCGGGCTTGCAATCATCCCGAGGGTCAGCCCTGCCTGTACCAGTACAATTTGCTTCATCGCGTGTTTGCCGGGCTGATCGCCGGCCAGCGCGAAGGCAATTGGTAACATCCCGGCGCTGGCCAAACCGGTCACAACACGGGTCACTAAAGCCCATTCAAAATCATCAACCAGTCCGGTGGCAATCGAGGCTAACCCGAAGAGGACACACGCCGGAACGATGAGTTTCATCCGCCCAATCCGGTCAGACAAACGACCGAAGTATGGCGCAGCCAGGGCAATTGCCAAGCTATATGCCGTAATAAAGAACGTGACCCGCTCCGGCTTCACCCCCAAATCGAGGCCAATCGGCGCCAGAATGGGGCCCAGCAGCAGCTCATCGGCCCCCACCAGAAACGCAATCAAAAAGAGCAATGTCGAAGTAAACATTGAAATCATAGGGAACTCACTGTGTTCAAAAATAAAAAGGGGCCGGTCGCAATAAACCGGCCCCTTGATCTTGTGATTCAAGAAAATGATGTATCGAATTTTGGATACAAAAAGGCCGGTGATGAAGCATCATCACCGGCCATCGCTCGATCATTTCATCAGATACAATCTGTCCTGCGCTTTTCGCGCATCACAGCATCTGATGAAGATTCAGTCATACCAATCAAAGTCAGTCAGTGATCAGAAATAGCGCAGGAAAAATGTTTGAGAACAAGGCAGAATTTTTAGATCAGTAGTGATTCTACAATCAAAAATTCTAACGTCGTTATCGAGCATTTTAACAAGCTAGGATGGCCTCTTATTGACTGCGATTGGTATCATTCAGGCTCCGGGCAACACTTCATCGTGGAACTGCACGGAGCGAAGCCTTCTGACGAAGCGCTTCAGGACAATATAAATCATGGTCAAGCGTCTTTATGTTTGAACTCGGCGGGGAAAATATCCTGTGAAGCGTTTAAAGTCAACGGCAATTGGCAAATGGCAAACACCCACGACCTCACCTGCCCTCACACACCTTTACCCGATTTCAAAAGAAGTTACGCCATAAATGCGATTGAGCGGCAGTTCCGGCTCACTTTGGGTGTACATCCGCGCGGTTTCAAATGACACTGTCATTTGGTAACGCTCCGCCAATGCCACAGCCTCCGCGTTGACTTCCGGCACATCAAGAAAAATCGCATCACGCTCACTCACGGTTGATTTCAACGCCAGGAACAGCTGCTCGGCCATTCCCGGGGTATCGGCATATATAGGGCCGATTTTATAACCCGAGCGACATTGACGGATCACGCCATACCCGGTTAGTTGTCCATCTTTAACTATCCCGTAGGCTTGCGCAGATGGCTGGCGGAGCCAGGTTTGCAGAAATTGAGGACGCGGTGCAGGAAAAAAGGCCTGGTCATAAGATTGAAGCTGGTCGATCGACAGTGCTGACAGAGGAACAATCGAAGGGCTAAGCGCAGGGCCGCCACCGCCAGCACCTTCATAGCGAATATTGCGATAAGCCAGCTGAAAGCCTGACTTCTTGTAATTGTCCTGCTGCGCCACCACCCCATCCAGTGCAATATTACAACCTTCGAGAGACTCCAGTGCGGTATTCCAGATTTGAATACCGTAACCTTTGCCACGATATTCCGGTTTCACGATATAAAAGCCAATGAAGCCAAACGAGGCGTCATAACGAATAGCTGAGATCGTCGCAATCGGTTCATCCCCGAGCAGGCCAATCAAGAACCCATTCGGATCGGCGGCGTAATAATTGGCAGCATCGTCTAGCCCCGGATTCCACCCTTCCTGCGCGGCCCACTCAATCGCCAAATCAACCTCTTCCCGGGTCATGGTCCGAATCACAAACGGCTTTTTCATCATGATACTCCTCTATCATCTTATTTTTTTGTCGCCGATAATCTTGCGAGCAGCATAGCATGAGCAGTAACGTTCAATTGGCTCGACCACTGTGTCTATTTTTGCATGCACCCGTAGTGTTCTGCCTGAAGTCTGACCCGGATGTCAGCAAGGAGGCGAATGCATAGGACGTTATGACTCGAAACCATCCGGTTCCAGGAAATAATAGGCTGCGCGGGTTTCCAATCGCGTATCTTCTATGGGGCCGCCCATGGTGAAGTGATACAAACTCTGAAAACTGTGATCTTCAATCCCGAACAGTTGATGGACTGGATCATCGAAAAAGCAGCCAATCCCTGTCGCCCGGATCGCCTTGGCTTCTGCTTCTAAATAGAGCATCTGTCCGACCATCCCGGTTTCCCAAAACAAGTGCCGATACCACCACGGTCCCAGTGTCCGGATCGGCAGCTCGAATTCAGCCAGCATCGCGCAACTGAACGCGCCACCGCTGGCGATGCTCTGATGGCAACTCACCAATTGCGACACTTCCTGGGCATCCCCTTCGCATAGGCAATACAACGGCAGATGTTGCGGGCAGCCTGCCGGGGCTCGCCAGATAAATTCGGGATTCGTCGCCTGACGCAGCCGCTCACCAACCGACACGTCTCTGATCAACGCATAAAGCCCGGGCGGCAGCCCCGTGACCCGATGCACAAAGAGTCCGAGGTGTACCCGGGCTGGCCAACCATACACAGAAAACAGGCGGGGATTTTCTCGTGGCAAAGTGCGGCTGAGGATGTGGTAGAACAGCGGGCGACTGATATGAGTGCTGCCGTCCATATCCAACGCACTACGACGCTGGCGGATGACCTGCCCTGCCGTGAGCGGAGAGTTACCGATTTGCGACTTGATCTCTGAGCTTTGATTCACAACAGACGGCTGATCAGTTCCGCCCGCTTTGCCCGGCTTCGGCTTAACTTTTGTTTCCGCACTCGCTTCTGCTTCCAGGTTCAAGTCCGTTTTCGGTTTACGCGCAGCCTCAGCCACTTGGTCGATCCAGGGCCAGGGGTGATGCGCATCACTGAGTGAGTTCGCCTGACCCTGCCAGTCGGCGTTGGCAATCCTATTCACCACATCCGGGACGGGCGACCAGCCAGGATCAATGCGCGTTCCTGCCGGGGTCACCACAACAAGCAAATCCGGGCATTCCGCCTCTGTCGGGTCAAAACCATCCCGCGCACGATCCAGACCGATTAAGGTCGCCAGATCCCGATCCGAGATCCCTTCCACCAGCCGGACCTGCCAGCCTTGCAAGCCAGCGGCGATCGACAGCGCCGCCAACGCATGCCCACAATCGTGCTGACAATAGCGAAACGCCCGCTCACCGTACTTCCAGGCTTCCCGCCAGTGAATCGAACTAAGCGCGACGAGAAAACTCCCATCAGGTAATGTCTCACCTTCTGGTACGATGCCCGCGATGAGCGCCTGCCAGTCTGCGGCGTTGAATGTCGCCCGTTGCTCCAGTTGATGGCGCAGCGGATAGTAATGATAGACCCCCGGTGTCTTGGTCTGCCCCGGTATCGCGTCTGCAATCAGATAACACTCGGTCGGATGCAAATTTCCGCTCGACGGATTCACCCGCAACGACCAACGGTTTTGCTGATAGCTTTTCCAGGCTGAGAGCGCCAACGAATAGTAAAAAAGCGCAGATAACGACGCTGTATTAACTGTCTGCGGCGCAATCGCCAGCCCGGAAAAGAACGCGTCGTAGCCCGGCGTGGTGTCCTGCTCAGGCAGCGGCAGTTCGAAGGTTCGGGTGCCGGCATAACAGCGGAACGGGCACGGCTGGTTGGCCCAATCTAAATAGCCCGGCGCTCTGGCGTAGCGATCAAACTGATGCTTAGTACGCTCATGGTAATCAAATATAGCCGTCACAGGATCGAGCACAGGCAACGCCACATGCGTTTCGGCGCGCTGCTCCGGGCCGCCGCCGCATTCTGCGTGATCGTCCTTGCCGGAACTCACGCTGATGGTACCCTGTTCAACTCTTTCACCAGTACCCGGAGCCGGGCTTCTATTTTCTTGCGGCCAACCACCGGCAGTTCACAGGCAGTCCCCTGACAAACATATAAAACCGGTTCATTGTGCTTCATCTGGCGGGTATAAGGCGCCAGCTCGCTGAGTTCAGCTTCATGCTCGGCATCGATTCCCAGCCACACTGCATTGGGCAGAAATTGCCCCCGCAGTGGTGCCATGAGTTCCGGCAACGGAGCCGGACCGGCAAGAACCAGATTCGGACCGGGGTGTTGTATCCAGTCCAGCGCAGTCAACAACATGGTAAATCCGGCCGGATAAGCGTTCACCTGATCGGCAAACGCCCCCACCAGACCATCAAAATAGTTATGCCAGCGTTGCGCTCCTGTCAGTTGATAGAGCATTACCAGGTGATGAGCCATCAGGGCATTGCCTGACGGCGAAGCACCATCGTAGCCATCCTTGGCCCGCACCGCCAACTCGCTATTCGACTCCGTCAGGAAAAAGCCCCCATGGCTGGGATCCCAGAACTTGGCAATCGCCACTTCTGTCCAGCGCAAAGCCTGACGCAGATAGCTCACCTCCAGCGTGGCCTGATGCAGCGCCAGGGCTGCGCCAATCATGCCGGCGTAGTCATCCAGCAACCCCCGCAAGCCGGACTTGCCATTGCGATAGCGCTTGCTGAGCTGATCGGTATCGTCGTTGAGGTGACGTAGCACAAAGTCGAAAGCCTGCCGGGCGGCCTGTAGATCTTCCGGCGCCTCCCGCAGCCATGCACTGCGCGCCAGTGCCGCAATGACCAGACCATTCCAGTCCGTCAGAACCTTGTCATCCCGAAGTGGCGGGACTCGCTGCATACGCTGATTCGCGAGCCGATGGCGAATGCTCTCCCAGCGCTGTTGCCACGCTGGCAACGACTCTCCGGCACTTTCCGCCAGTTGCCGCGGTAAACGTGACAGGTGAAGGATATTCGCACCGCTCTGGCTGCCGGTCGCTTCATCACAGTAGTTTCCCTGTGGCGAGAGATGAAAACATTGAGTCAACCAGCTCAATTCTTCCAGCGTCAGGATGCGACTCAGCTCCTCATGGTGCCAGATATAAAACTTCCCCTCTTCTCCTTCAATATCAGCATCTTCTGCGCTATAAAAACCACCGTCAGGATGCTGCATCCGGGTCGTCAGGTAGTGGGTGATTTCACCGGCCGTCTGATGGTAGAAATCATCTCCGGTCGCCGCAAAAGCCTCACTGTAGGCCTTTAACAACATTGCCTGATCATAGAGCATCTTTTCAAAATGCGGCAGCAGCCAGCGGTTATCCGTACTGTAACGGTGAAAACCAAACCCGACATGGTCGAACAAACCGCCCAATCGCATCATCTGCAGCGACTTCTCCACCATGGCGAGTGCCTGCGGCTGACCATAACGATGCCAATACCGCAGCAGGAACAAGTGCTGGTGTGGCGACGGAAACTTCGGTGCCCGGCCAAATCCCCCATGCAGCGGATCGAAGCTCTGTTCAAACAACTCAAACGCCTGATGTTCAATATTACGGGCAATCGTTCCCGATGTGGCCTGACGCTCTAGCGCCCGGAGCTGATGACTGAGTTGTTGTGCGCCGTTGCACAAAACATCCTGCTGATGTTGCCAGGCATGAATTACAC
It encodes the following:
- a CDS encoding MFS transporter, which produces MFTSTLLFLIAFLVGADELLLGPILAPIGLDLGVKPERVTFFITAYSLAIALAAPYFGRLSDRIGRMKLIVPACVLFGLASIATGLVDDFEWALVTRVVTGLASAGMLPIAFALAGDQPGKHAMKQIVLVQAGLTLGMIASPGIGALLTEWYSWRVAFIVLGAAALLVALALVFTAKAHFATRLVSRGSGSSFNPLLIPGAAGALMAMGFGLGGGIGVFNLIGQRLRDGAGLEVALIGMVYASLGVVSVLGNLALSRVMRRAGSGRVVMRGALVVCLGCSLWVFTGDELTFLAAAPVLALWSLAGGVGSPALQNHIAQLSETDRGALMAMGMSMMHLGVALWSGSAGLAYSLGAPWVAGLAAVVFGVAILALRPVGKSS
- a CDS encoding GNAT family N-acetyltransferase, producing MMKKPFVIRTMTREEVDLAIEWAAQEGWNPGLDDAANYYAADPNGFLIGLLGDEPIATISAIRYDASFGFIGFYIVKPEYRGKGYGIQIWNTALESLEGCNIALDGVVAQQDNYKKSGFQLAYRNIRYEGAGGGGPALSPSIVPLSALSIDQLQSYDQAFFPAPRPQFLQTWLRQPSAQAYGIVKDGQLTGYGVIRQCRSGYKIGPIYADTPGMAEQLFLALKSTVSERDAIFLDVPEVNAEAVALAERYQMTVSFETARMYTQSEPELPLNRIYGVTSFEIG
- a CDS encoding SagB/ThcOx family dehydrogenase, with the translated sequence MSSGKDDHAECGGGPEQRAETHVALPVLDPVTAIFDYHERTKHQFDRYARAPGYLDWANQPCPFRCYAGTRTFELPLPEQDTTPGYDAFFSGLAIAPQTVNTASLSALFYYSLALSAWKSYQQNRWSLRVNPSSGNLHPTECYLIADAIPGQTKTPGVYHYYPLRHQLEQRATFNAADWQALIAGIVPEGETLPDGSFLVALSSIHWREAWKYGERAFRYCQHDCGHALAALSIAAGLQGWQVRLVEGISDRDLATLIGLDRARDGFDPTEAECPDLLVVVTPAGTRIDPGWSPVPDVVNRIANADWQGQANSLSDAHHPWPWIDQVAEAARKPKTDLNLEAEASAETKVKPKPGKAGGTDQPSVVNQSSEIKSQIGNSPLTAGQVIRQRRSALDMDGSTHISRPLFYHILSRTLPRENPRLFSVYGWPARVHLGLFVHRVTGLPPGLYALIRDVSVGERLRQATNPEFIWRAPAGCPQHLPLYCLCEGDAQEVSQLVSCHQSIASGGAFSCAMLAEFELPIRTLGPWWYRHLFWETGMVGQMLYLEAEAKAIRATGIGCFFDDPVHQLFGIEDHSFQSLYHFTMGGPIEDTRLETRAAYYFLEPDGFES
- a CDS encoding thioredoxin domain-containing protein, which gives rise to MATHPADIPSEKELELLPENGGGYWNRLVFEQSPYLLQHAANPVDWYPWGEAAFEKAKREGKPIFLSIGYATCHWCHVMARESFEDVEVAALLNRDYVAIKVDREERPDVDHLHMAACQAMTGRGGWPLTCFLTPDGQVFYATTYLPKQGSYSHPGMMELLPSVIHAWQHQQDVLCNGAQQLSHQLRALERQATSGTIARNIEHQAFELFEQSFDPLHGGFGRAPKFPSPHQHLFLLRYWHRYGQPQALAMVEKSLQMMRLGGLFDHVGFGFHRYSTDNRWLLPHFEKMLYDQAMLLKAYSEAFAATGDDFYHQTAGEITHYLTTRMQHPDGGFYSAEDADIEGEEGKFYIWHHEELSRILTLEELSWLTQCFHLSPQGNYCDEATGSQSGANILHLSRLPRQLAESAGESLPAWQQRWESIRHRLANQRMQRVPPLRDDKVLTDWNGLVIAALARSAWLREAPEDLQAARQAFDFVLRHLNDDTDQLSKRYRNGKSGLRGLLDDYAGMIGAALALHQATLEVSYLRQALRWTEVAIAKFWDPSHGGFFLTESNSELAVRAKDGYDGASPSGNALMAHHLVMLYQLTGAQRWHNYFDGLVGAFADQVNAYPAGFTMLLTALDWIQHPGPNLVLAGPAPLPELMAPLRGQFLPNAVWLGIDAEHEAELSELAPYTRQMKHNEPVLYVCQGTACELPVVGRKKIEARLRVLVKELNRVPSA